The Klebsiella sp. RHBSTW-00484 genome includes a window with the following:
- the cyoA gene encoding cytochrome o ubiquinol oxidase subunit II: MRLRKYNKSLGWMSLIAGTVLLSGCDSALLDPKGQIGLEQRSLILTAFGLMMIVVIPAVLMAVGFAWKYRASNKDAKYSPNWSHSNKVEAVVWTVPILIILFLAVLTWKTTHALEPSKPLAHDEKPIVIEVVSMDWKWFFIYPEQGIATVNEIAFPANVPVHFKVTSNSVMNSFFIPRLGSQIYAMAGMQTQLHLIANEAGTYDGISASYSGPGFSGMKFKAIATPDRATFDQWVAKAKQSANAMDSMDTFDKLAAPSEYNKVEYFSNVKPDLFKDVVNKFMSHGKSMDMSQTEGEHAAHEGMEGMDMSHAETAH, encoded by the coding sequence ATGAGACTTAGGAAATACAATAAAAGTTTGGGATGGATGTCATTAATCGCAGGTACTGTATTACTCAGTGGTTGTGATTCTGCGCTCCTCGACCCAAAAGGACAGATTGGACTGGAGCAACGCTCTCTGATTCTGACGGCCTTTGGCCTGATGATGATTGTCGTTATTCCAGCCGTCTTGATGGCAGTAGGATTTGCCTGGAAGTATCGTGCGAGCAATAAAGATGCGAAGTATAGCCCGAACTGGTCACACTCCAACAAAGTTGAAGCTGTGGTCTGGACGGTTCCTATTCTGATCATCCTGTTCCTGGCCGTTCTGACCTGGAAAACAACTCACGCATTAGAGCCAAGCAAACCGCTTGCTCACGATGAAAAACCAATCGTTATCGAAGTCGTTTCGATGGACTGGAAATGGTTCTTCATCTATCCGGAACAAGGTATTGCTACCGTCAACGAAATCGCCTTCCCGGCGAACGTACCGGTACACTTTAAAGTGACCTCCAATTCCGTGATGAACTCGTTCTTTATCCCACGTTTAGGCAGCCAGATTTACGCAATGGCCGGGATGCAGACTCAGCTGCACCTCATTGCGAACGAAGCTGGTACTTACGACGGTATCTCCGCCAGCTATAGCGGCCCGGGCTTCTCTGGAATGAAGTTCAAAGCTATCGCCACGCCGGATCGTGCAACCTTCGATCAGTGGGTAGCGAAAGCAAAACAGTCTGCGAATGCCATGGATTCTATGGATACGTTCGACAAACTGGCAGCGCCTAGCGAATACAACAAAGTGGAATACTTCTCTAACGTGAAACCTGATTTGTTTAAAGATGTTGTTAACAAATTTATGTCTCACGGTAAGAGCATGGATATGTCCCAAACTGAAGGCGAGCACGCAGCGCACGAAGGGATGGAAGGCATGGACATGAGCCACGCGGAAACCGCTCACTAA
- the cyoB gene encoding cytochrome o ubiquinol oxidase subunit I yields the protein MFGKLTLDAVPYHEPIVMVTVAAIILGGLALLAAITYFGKWSYLWNEWLTSVDHKRLGIMYVIVAIVMLLRGFADAVMMRSQQVLASAGEAGFLPPHHYDQIFTAHGVIMIFFVAMPFVIGLMNLVVPLQIGARDVAFPFLNNLSFWFTVVGVILVNLSLGVGEFAQTGWLAYPPLSGIEYSPGVGVDYWIWALQLSGIGTTLTGINFFVTIIKMRAPGMTMFKMPVFTWASLCANILIIASFPILTVTVALLTLDRYLGTHFFTNDMGGNMMMYINLIWAWGHPEVYILVLPVFGVFSEIAATFSRKRLFGYTSLVWATVCITVLSFIVWLHHFFTMGAGANVNAFFGITTMIIAIPTGVKIFNWLFTMYQGRIVFNSAMLWTIGFIVTFSVGGMTGVLLAVPGADFVLHNSLFLIAHFHNVIIGGVVFGCFAGLTYWWPKAFGFTLNETWGKRAFWLWIIGFFVAFMPLYVLGFMGMTRRLSQQIDPQFHPMLVVAACGAALIACGILCQLIQFYVSIRDREQNRDLTGDPWGGRTLEWATSSPPPFYNFAIVPNIHERDAFWEMKEKGDAYKKPAGYEEIHMPKNSGAGIVIAAFATVFGFAMIWHIWWMAIASFVGILVTWIIKSFDEDVDYYVPVAVVEKLENQHFDEINKAGLKNGN from the coding sequence ATGTTCGGAAAACTTACACTGGATGCAGTGCCCTACCATGAACCCATTGTTATGGTTACGGTGGCTGCAATTATCCTTGGGGGACTGGCGCTTCTGGCGGCTATTACTTACTTCGGTAAGTGGTCCTACCTATGGAACGAGTGGCTGACTTCGGTCGACCACAAACGTCTCGGTATCATGTACGTTATCGTAGCAATCGTGATGTTGCTGCGTGGCTTTGCTGACGCCGTAATGATGCGTAGCCAGCAAGTGCTGGCCTCGGCCGGGGAAGCAGGCTTCCTGCCGCCTCACCACTACGATCAGATCTTTACCGCCCACGGCGTTATCATGATCTTCTTCGTAGCGATGCCGTTTGTTATCGGTCTGATGAACCTGGTGGTTCCACTGCAGATAGGTGCGCGCGACGTTGCCTTCCCATTCCTTAACAACCTGAGCTTCTGGTTCACCGTTGTGGGCGTGATTCTGGTTAACCTCTCTCTGGGCGTCGGTGAATTCGCGCAGACCGGTTGGCTGGCCTATCCGCCGCTATCGGGAATCGAGTACAGTCCGGGAGTCGGGGTCGATTACTGGATCTGGGCGCTTCAGCTCTCCGGTATTGGTACCACGTTAACCGGTATTAACTTCTTCGTGACGATTATCAAGATGCGTGCCCCTGGCATGACCATGTTCAAGATGCCGGTATTTACCTGGGCATCTCTGTGCGCCAACATCCTGATTATCGCCTCCTTCCCAATTCTGACCGTCACCGTCGCGCTGCTGACCCTGGACCGCTACCTGGGCACCCATTTCTTTACCAACGATATGGGTGGCAACATGATGATGTACATCAACCTGATTTGGGCCTGGGGCCACCCGGAAGTGTATATCCTGGTTCTGCCAGTATTCGGTGTCTTCTCCGAAATCGCTGCAACCTTCTCGCGTAAGCGTCTGTTTGGCTATACCTCGCTGGTGTGGGCAACAGTGTGTATTACCGTTCTGTCGTTCATCGTTTGGCTGCACCACTTCTTTACTATGGGTGCGGGCGCGAACGTAAACGCCTTCTTCGGTATTACCACCATGATTATCGCCATCCCGACCGGGGTTAAGATCTTCAACTGGCTGTTTACCATGTACCAGGGCCGCATCGTCTTCAACTCTGCAATGCTGTGGACGATTGGCTTTATCGTGACCTTCTCTGTAGGTGGTATGACCGGCGTTCTACTGGCGGTACCGGGCGCAGACTTCGTGCTGCACAACAGTCTGTTCCTGATCGCACACTTCCATAACGTCATCATCGGCGGCGTGGTGTTCGGTTGCTTCGCAGGTCTGACCTACTGGTGGCCGAAAGCCTTTGGCTTTACGCTGAACGAAACCTGGGGCAAACGCGCTTTCTGGTTGTGGATCATCGGCTTCTTCGTCGCATTTATGCCGCTGTACGTGCTGGGCTTTATGGGTATGACCCGTCGCCTGAGCCAGCAGATTGACCCGCAGTTCCACCCAATGCTGGTTGTTGCAGCTTGCGGTGCAGCGCTGATCGCCTGCGGTATTCTTTGCCAGCTGATTCAGTTCTATGTGTCCATCCGCGATCGCGAACAGAACCGCGACCTGACTGGTGACCCATGGGGCGGCCGTACTCTGGAGTGGGCAACCTCTTCTCCTCCGCCGTTCTATAACTTCGCTATTGTTCCGAACATCCACGAGCGCGATGCGTTCTGGGAAATGAAAGAAAAAGGCGATGCGTATAAGAAACCAGCAGGCTATGAAGAGATTCATATGCCGAAAAACAGCGGCGCAGGCATCGTTATTGCTGCTTTCGCAACGGTGTTTGGTTTCGCAATGATCTGGCACATCTGGTGGATGGCGATTGCAAGCTTCGTCGGTATCCTGGTAACCTGGATTATTAAGAGCTTTGACGAGGACGTGGATTACTACGTGCCGGTTGCAGTAGTCGAAAAACTGGAAAATCAGCATTTCGATGAGATTAACAAAGCAGGGCTGAAAAATGGCAACTGA
- a CDS encoding cytochrome o ubiquinol oxidase subunit III, which translates to MATDTLAHNAHAHEHGHHDTGPMKVFGFWIYLMSDCIIFATLFATYAVLVNGTAGGPTGKDIFELPFVLVETALLLFSSITYGMAAIAMYKNNKSQVVSWLALTFLFGAGFIAMEIYEFHHLIVEGMGPDRSGFLSAFFALVGTHGLHVTSGLIWMAVLMVQVSRRGLTSTNRTRIMCLSLFWHFLDVVWICVFSVVYLMGAM; encoded by the coding sequence ATGGCAACTGATACTCTTGCGCATAACGCCCACGCGCACGAACACGGGCACCATGATACAGGACCGATGAAGGTATTCGGTTTCTGGATCTACCTGATGAGCGACTGCATTATCTTCGCCACTCTGTTCGCAACCTATGCCGTTCTGGTGAACGGCACGGCGGGCGGTCCAACAGGTAAAGATATTTTCGAACTGCCGTTCGTTCTGGTTGAAACCGCTCTGCTGCTGTTCAGCTCCATCACCTACGGCATGGCGGCGATCGCCATGTACAAAAACAACAAGAGCCAGGTGGTTTCCTGGCTGGCGCTGACCTTCCTCTTCGGGGCAGGGTTCATCGCGATGGAAATCTATGAATTCCATCACCTGATTGTTGAAGGTATGGGCCCGGATCGCAGCGGATTCCTGTCAGCATTCTTCGCGCTGGTCGGCACCCACGGTCTGCACGTGACCTCCGGTCTTATCTGGATGGCGGTCCTGATGGTACAGGTTTCACGTCGCGGCCTGACCAGCACTAACCGCACCCGTATCATGTGCCTGAGCCTGTTCTGGCACTTCCTGGACGTAGTGTGGATCTGCGTGTTCTCTGTAGTCTATCTGATGGGGGCAATGTAA
- a CDS encoding cytochrome o ubiquinol oxidase subunit IV, whose product MSHSSDHNGASHGSVKSYMTGFILSIILTVIPFAMVMSGSASHAVILGTILITAVVQIVVHLVYFLHMNSKSDEGWNLTAFIFTVIIIAIVVVGSIWIMWNLNYNMMMH is encoded by the coding sequence ATGAGTCATTCTAGCGATCATAACGGCGCTTCTCACGGCAGCGTAAAGAGCTACATGACAGGTTTTATCCTGTCGATCATTCTGACGGTTATCCCGTTTGCTATGGTTATGAGTGGCTCCGCATCGCATGCGGTTATTCTGGGAACCATCCTGATTACTGCAGTTGTGCAGATTGTGGTACATCTCGTGTACTTCCTGCACATGAACAGTAAGTCGGACGAAGGTTGGAACCTGACCGCATTTATCTTCACCGTAATCATCATTGCTATCGTAGTTGTCGGCTCCATCTGGATTATGTGGAACCTGAACTACAACATGATGATGCACTAA
- the cyoE gene encoding heme o synthase, translating into MFKQYLQVTKPGIIFGNLISVIGGFLLASKGHIDYPLFIWTLLGVSLVVASGCVFNNYIDRDIDRKMERTKNRVLVKGLISPKTSLVYATLLGIAGFMLLWFGANPLACWLGVMGFVVYVGVYSLYMKRHSVYGTLIGSLSGAAPPVIGYCAVTGDFDSGAAILLAIFSLWQMPHSYAIAIFRFKDYQAANIPVLPVVKGISVAKNHITVYIIAFAVATLMLSLGGYAGYKYLVVAAAVSVWWLGMALRGYKVVDDKVWARKLFVFSIVAITALSVMMSVDFMVPDSHNLLTMVR; encoded by the coding sequence ATGTTTAAGCAATACCTGCAAGTAACGAAACCAGGCATCATTTTTGGCAACCTGATCTCCGTGATCGGCGGTTTCCTGCTGGCCTCCAAAGGCCACATCGACTATCCGCTGTTCATCTGGACGCTCCTTGGAGTCTCCCTGGTGGTCGCCTCGGGTTGTGTTTTCAACAACTATATCGACCGTGATATCGACAGAAAGATGGAACGGACGAAAAACCGGGTGCTGGTCAAAGGGCTGATCTCGCCAAAAACGTCGCTGGTATACGCCACCCTGCTGGGTATTGCTGGCTTCATGCTTCTGTGGTTTGGCGCTAATCCACTGGCCTGCTGGCTGGGAGTGATGGGGTTTGTCGTTTATGTCGGCGTTTACAGCCTGTATATGAAACGCCACTCCGTCTACGGCACGCTGATTGGCTCTCTCTCCGGCGCTGCGCCGCCGGTGATTGGCTACTGCGCGGTGACCGGTGACTTTGACAGCGGTGCCGCCATTCTGCTGGCAATTTTCAGCCTGTGGCAGATGCCTCACTCTTACGCCATCGCGATTTTCCGCTTCAAGGATTATCAAGCGGCGAATATTCCGGTTCTGCCGGTAGTGAAAGGCATTTCAGTGGCTAAAAACCATATCACCGTTTACATCATCGCTTTCGCCGTCGCGACGCTGATGCTCTCTCTGGGCGGCTACGCTGGGTATAAATATCTGGTTGTCGCTGCGGCAGTGAGCGTCTGGTGGCTTGGGATGGCGCTGCGCGGTTATAAAGTGGTGGATGATAAAGTCTGGGCGCGCAAGCTGTTCGTCTTTTCCATCGTTGCCATTACCGCGCTATCAGTGATGATGTCCGTTGACTTCATGGTGCCAGATTCACATAACCTGCTGACGATGGTCAGATAA
- a CDS encoding IclR family transcriptional regulator domain-containing protein: MQNEIHSRDLIVGLQKGLALIQLFSKEFPRLTVPQAAKMSGLTQSAARRFLLTLLHDRYLQTDGRYYWLTPKALRLGQAYVDSAQFPRMVRPIVEYIASRTEEHASVGVIDDDELVYIARSKHTPFNSTSVRLGERVPIYCTAGGRLWLASLPEAECEAVLQRIRREQRTPYTVTDVAALMEKIALVRRQGYASIEQEFEIGMLVLAVPLSDREGTYWGALSLTSHLSRTSLEALCRDHLDLLYSAQVMLVG; this comes from the coding sequence ATGCAAAACGAAATACATTCCCGCGATCTGATCGTCGGCCTGCAAAAAGGACTGGCGTTGATTCAGCTGTTCTCTAAAGAGTTTCCAAGGCTCACCGTACCGCAGGCGGCGAAAATGAGTGGGTTGACGCAAAGCGCGGCGCGGCGGTTTCTTCTCACACTGCTGCACGATCGCTATTTGCAGACCGATGGACGCTATTACTGGCTAACGCCCAAAGCGTTACGTCTGGGGCAGGCGTATGTTGATTCCGCCCAGTTCCCGCGCATGGTGCGGCCCATTGTTGAATACATTGCCAGCCGAACCGAAGAACATGCCTCGGTCGGCGTGATTGATGATGATGAGCTGGTGTACATCGCTCGCAGCAAACATACGCCGTTTAACTCGACCTCCGTGCGGCTGGGGGAGAGGGTGCCGATTTACTGTACTGCCGGAGGGCGGCTGTGGCTGGCTTCGTTGCCGGAAGCCGAATGCGAAGCCGTATTGCAGCGGATTAGGCGCGAGCAGCGAACGCCGTATACGGTGACGGACGTCGCGGCGCTGATGGAGAAAATCGCCCTGGTTCGTCGCCAGGGATATGCCTCTATTGAGCAGGAGTTTGAAATAGGCATGCTGGTGCTGGCGGTACCGTTGTCTGACAGGGAGGGGACTTACTGGGGAGCACTGAGCTTAACCAGCCATCTATCGCGTACTTCCCTTGAGGCGCTATGCCGTGACCATCTCGATTTGCTCTATAGCGCGCAGGTAATGTTGGTGGGATAA
- a CDS encoding shikimate dehydrogenase family protein, whose amino-acid sequence MVSGFTQVVAVIGHPITQVKSPENFNRYFADQQMDSVMIPVDIAPEAIADYLKSLRGWHNMSGVLVTVPHKQRAASLVDELTPRARHLNAVNVIRKLADGRLQGDMLDGVGFQLAAQAHGFNAAGKSALLSGCGGVGSAIAWGLCEAGISQLALYDQNPATLQLLHNRLATHFPQVHLTELPATLADLDLVVNGSPAGMSGFDPLPLPQALLETLQPSTHVADVVTAPVMTPLLTFAQHRGCVIQTGPEMALAQMKLMGEFIGAIPHEQGAAA is encoded by the coding sequence ATGGTCAGTGGATTCACGCAGGTTGTCGCCGTTATCGGCCATCCGATTACCCAGGTTAAATCGCCGGAGAACTTTAACCGCTATTTCGCTGACCAGCAGATGGACAGCGTCATGATCCCGGTCGATATCGCTCCCGAAGCCATCGCCGATTATCTAAAATCGCTACGCGGATGGCACAACATGAGCGGCGTGCTGGTCACCGTCCCGCATAAACAGCGTGCAGCCTCGCTGGTGGATGAGCTAACGCCGCGCGCTCGTCACCTCAACGCCGTGAATGTGATCCGCAAGCTGGCAGATGGTCGTTTACAGGGCGATATGCTCGATGGCGTCGGCTTTCAACTCGCCGCTCAGGCGCACGGATTCAATGCCGCGGGTAAAAGCGCGCTGCTCTCCGGCTGCGGTGGCGTCGGCAGCGCAATTGCGTGGGGACTCTGCGAAGCAGGCATCAGCCAGCTGGCGCTTTATGACCAGAATCCGGCAACCCTTCAGTTACTACACAATCGTCTGGCAACCCATTTTCCACAGGTTCATCTCACCGAGCTGCCCGCAACGCTCGCAGACCTTGATTTAGTGGTCAACGGCTCCCCGGCGGGAATGAGCGGTTTTGATCCCTTACCGCTACCGCAGGCGCTACTGGAAACGCTCCAGCCATCGACTCACGTCGCAGACGTAGTCACCGCACCGGTAATGACACCATTACTCACTTTTGCTCAACATCGCGGCTGCGTCATCCAGACCGGGC